Proteins co-encoded in one Novosphingobium sp. PP1Y genomic window:
- a CDS encoding TlyA family RNA methyltransferase, which translates to MTDPSAQLSVGKPKPAPKARVDQMLVDRGLAESRTRAQALVLAGLVFSGETKIAKPGQSLRGDMPLEVRGRDHPWVSRGGIKLAHAIEHFGLDPADAVAMDIGSSTGGFTDVLLTNGASRVFAVDSGTNQLAWKLRQDPRVTVLEQTSARILTPELIDAPCNWVVCDASFIGLAKVLEVPLRLAAPDCRLVALIKPQFEVGRNEVGKGGVVRDPALHERVCAEVRTWLEGEGWQVEGIVESPIKGPEGNVEFLVSARRGV; encoded by the coding sequence ATGACTGACCCATCTGCGCAACTATCTGTCGGAAAACCAAAGCCCGCCCCCAAGGCGCGCGTCGATCAGATGCTGGTCGACCGCGGGCTGGCGGAGAGTCGCACCCGCGCGCAGGCGCTGGTACTGGCCGGGCTCGTCTTTTCCGGGGAAACCAAGATTGCCAAGCCGGGGCAGAGCCTGCGCGGCGACATGCCGCTGGAAGTACGCGGCCGCGATCACCCCTGGGTTTCGCGCGGTGGCATCAAGCTTGCCCATGCCATCGAGCATTTCGGCCTGGATCCAGCCGATGCGGTGGCGATGGACATTGGCAGTTCGACCGGCGGCTTCACCGACGTCCTGCTGACGAATGGGGCGAGCCGGGTCTTTGCGGTCGATTCCGGGACCAACCAGCTCGCCTGGAAGCTGCGGCAGGACCCGCGGGTGACTGTCCTGGAGCAGACTTCCGCGCGCATTCTCACGCCTGAGCTTATCGATGCGCCCTGCAACTGGGTGGTTTGCGATGCCAGCTTCATCGGACTTGCCAAGGTTCTGGAAGTTCCCTTGCGCCTCGCAGCCCCCGATTGCCGGCTCGTCGCCCTGATCAAGCCGCAGTTCGAGGTCGGTCGCAACGAAGTGGGGAAGGGCGGCGTTGTCCGGGACCCAGCCCTGCATGAACGTGTCTGCGCCGAAGTGCGCACTTGGCTGGAGGGTGAAGGTTGGCAAGTAGAAGGCATTGTCGAAAGCCCGATCAAGGGGCCGGAAGGCAATGTGGAGTTTCTCGTTTCGGCACGCAGGGGCGTCTAA
- a CDS encoding TspO/MBR family protein: MNLLASSGQLRASFARWALVFVPTLVLLGFLSGKMAQSGPDNPWFAALVKPEVYPPPAAFGIVWTVLYVLMGLALAMVAAARGARGRGIAVLVFTVQFALNLAWSPIFFGAHQITGGLIVIALLDVLVLLTAVLFYRVRPIAAALLVPYLAWIFFATYLNYAFLEANPKLDGVDVAPAVERFEI; encoded by the coding sequence ATGAACCTGCTTGCTTCGTCAGGTCAGTTGCGTGCCAGTTTTGCGCGATGGGCTTTGGTCTTCGTGCCGACACTTGTGCTGCTCGGCTTTCTTTCCGGCAAAATGGCCCAGAGCGGGCCGGACAATCCATGGTTCGCCGCCTTGGTGAAGCCCGAGGTCTATCCGCCACCGGCGGCCTTTGGCATCGTCTGGACCGTACTGTACGTCCTGATGGGACTTGCGCTGGCGATGGTGGCTGCGGCTCGCGGAGCGCGGGGACGCGGTATTGCCGTGCTCGTCTTCACCGTGCAGTTCGCGCTGAATCTTGCGTGGTCTCCGATTTTCTTCGGTGCACATCAGATTACCGGCGGGCTGATCGTGATTGCATTGCTCGACGTGCTGGTCCTGCTTACGGCAGTCCTGTTCTATCGGGTCCGGCCGATCGCGGCGGCACTGCTGGTGCCGTATCTCGCCTGGATTTTCTTCGCGACTTACCTCAATTACGCGTTTCTCGAAGCCAATCCCAAGCTGGACGGCGTCGATGTTGCGCCTGCGGTTGAGCGTTTCGAGATCTGA
- a CDS encoding accessory factor UbiK family protein, with protein MQSENPFIADFVKMMNSAAGTFAGMTREARDTAKERFKELMGDMDFVSREEFDAVKEMAATAREETETLKKQVAALEAKLSAKG; from the coding sequence ATGCAAAGCGAAAATCCCTTCATCGCCGACTTCGTCAAGATGATGAACAGCGCCGCCGGCACGTTTGCAGGCATGACGCGTGAGGCCCGTGATACCGCCAAGGAGCGCTTCAAGGAGCTCATGGGCGACATGGACTTCGTCAGTCGCGAGGAATTCGACGCCGTCAAGGAAATGGCTGCGACGGCGCGCGAGGAAACCGAGACGCTGAAGAAGCAGGTCGCGGCGCTCGAGGCCAAGCTCTCCGCCAAGGGTTGA
- a CDS encoding DNA repair protein RecO: protein MQLRAPAIVCSTRPHGETAVIARLLTQESGIVAAYVAGGRGRNLRPVVIPGNVVDAEIRARSESQLPYARLELVESRGPWLTEPLPSAAISWVTALTAIALPERHPYPALYDALEALLDAICVAPSARGWALPLLSFEVLLLRELGYGVPVPRPQDEDWVAVLDTFDRLGRELARYPLADRRRDVMAARDLLRERLARI from the coding sequence ATGCAGCTTCGCGCTCCCGCCATAGTCTGTTCCACGAGGCCGCACGGCGAAACGGCGGTGATTGCGCGCCTGCTGACACAGGAGAGCGGCATCGTTGCGGCTTACGTGGCAGGAGGCAGGGGGCGCAACCTGCGGCCCGTGGTCATTCCGGGCAACGTGGTCGATGCCGAGATCCGAGCACGATCGGAAAGCCAGTTGCCTTATGCGCGGCTCGAGCTTGTCGAGAGTCGCGGGCCTTGGCTGACCGAGCCCTTGCCTTCTGCCGCCATTTCCTGGGTCACCGCGCTCACCGCGATCGCCTTGCCCGAGCGGCATCCTTATCCCGCGCTTTACGATGCGCTCGAGGCCTTGCTCGATGCGATTTGCGTGGCGCCGTCCGCGCGCGGCTGGGCCTTGCCGCTGCTGTCCTTCGAAGTGCTGCTGCTGCGCGAACTGGGCTACGGGGTGCCCGTGCCCCGGCCACAGGACGAGGATTGGGTCGCCGTTCTCGACACTTTCGACAGACTGGGACGTGAACTGGCAAGGTATCCGCTTGCTGATCGGCGCAGAGACGTTATGGCGGCGCGCGACCTGCTGCGTGAGCGGCTGGCACGTATCTGA
- the leuB gene encoding 3-isopropylmalate dehydrogenase, with product MRIAVFAGDGIGPEVTEQAVRVLETLDLPGLELVEGDVGGAAYYKHGHPLPQQTLDIARSSDAILFGAVGDFSCDNLERHLRPEQAILGLRKELGLFANLRPARVFPGLEDLTTLRREVAQTIDLLIVRELNGDVYFGEKGMRTLEDGRRQGWDMMSYAEDEVRRIAHSGFKAAMTRGRKLTSVDKANVLETSQLWRDVVIEVSAEYPEVELSHMYVDNAAMQLVKNPGQFDVIVTGNLFGDILSDQASMCVGSIGLLASASLAEGSFGLYEPIHGSAPDIAGKNLANPMATILSAAMLLRHSLGLEAEAARIEAAVARALADGIKGGDLGGSAGTREIGDAVVERL from the coding sequence ATGCGCATCGCGGTTTTTGCAGGAGACGGAATCGGCCCCGAGGTCACCGAACAGGCGGTCCGCGTGCTCGAGACGCTGGACCTGCCGGGCCTCGAACTGGTCGAAGGCGATGTCGGCGGCGCGGCCTATTACAAGCACGGACACCCGTTGCCGCAGCAGACTTTGGACATTGCCCGTTCGAGCGATGCGATCCTGTTCGGCGCCGTGGGCGACTTTTCCTGCGACAATCTTGAACGTCACCTGCGTCCGGAGCAGGCCATTCTCGGCCTGCGCAAGGAACTCGGCCTGTTCGCGAACCTGCGCCCGGCACGCGTGTTCCCGGGCCTTGAGGACCTGACGACGCTGCGCCGCGAAGTCGCGCAGACCATCGACCTGCTCATCGTTCGCGAACTCAACGGCGACGTCTACTTCGGCGAGAAGGGCATGCGTACGCTGGAAGACGGCCGCCGCCAGGGCTGGGACATGATGTCCTATGCCGAGGACGAGGTGCGCCGCATCGCCCATTCGGGATTCAAGGCCGCGATGACCCGCGGCAGGAAGCTGACTTCGGTCGACAAGGCCAACGTGCTGGAAACCTCGCAGCTGTGGCGCGACGTGGTGATCGAGGTTTCGGCCGAGTATCCCGAAGTCGAACTGAGCCACATGTACGTGGACAACGCGGCAATGCAGCTCGTCAAGAATCCGGGCCAGTTCGACGTCATCGTCACCGGCAACCTCTTCGGCGATATCCTGTCGGACCAGGCCAGCATGTGCGTCGGCTCGATCGGCCTGCTCGCCTCGGCCTCGCTGGCAGAGGGGTCTTTCGGCCTTTATGAGCCGATCCACGGTTCGGCACCGGACATCGCAGGCAAGAACCTTGCCAATCCGATGGCGACGATCCTTTCCGCGGCCATGCTGCTGCGCCATAGCCTTGGCCTCGAGGCCGAAGCGGCGCGGATCGAGGCCGCCGTGGCCAGGGCGCTTGCCGACGGCATCAAGGGCGGCGATCTTGGCGGCAGCGCCGGAACGCGGGAAATCGGTGACGCCGTCGTCGAACGGTTGTAA